The following proteins come from a genomic window of Miscanthus floridulus cultivar M001 chromosome 2, ASM1932011v1, whole genome shotgun sequence:
- the LOC136535808 gene encoding F-box protein PP2-A13-like yields the protein MGAGASDLAGVEPGGKVARAGLDDLPELCAAEVLLRLGAPDICRLARLNRAFHGAAAADFVWEAKLPGNYGRLLRFVDDAEEGGSGRDWSAVGKKDVFARLAKSVPFDGGKREFWLEKSKGGICMALSSKALVITGIDDRRYWINMPIAESRFQSIAYLQQIWWFEVVGEVDFCFPAGTYSLYFRLHLGKSSTRFGRRICSSEQVHGWDKKPVRFQFSTSDGQHAVSQCYLDEPGSWILYHVGDFVASSSEESIKLKFSLAQIDCTHTKGGLCVDSVLIYPKGFEPERVIKAHK from the exons ATGGGCGCGGGCGCGTCGGACCTGGCGGGTGTGGAGCCCGGCGGCAAGGTCGCGCGCGCCGGGCTGGACGACCTCCCGGAGCTGTGCGCCGCGGAGGTGCTGCTCCGCCTCGGCGCGCCGGACATATGCCGGCTCGCGCGGCTCAACCGCGCGTTCCACGGCGCCGCGGCCGCGGACTTCGTGTGGGAGGCGAAGCTGCCGGGGAACTACGGCCGTCTCCTGCGCTTCGTCGATGACGCGGAGGAGGGAGGGAGTGGCCGGGATTGGAGCGCGGTGGGGAAGAAGGACGTCTTTGCGAGGCTCGCCAAGTCTGTGCCGTTTGATGGTGGGAAAAGG GAATTCTGGTTGGAGAAGAGTAAAGGTGGTATTTGCATGGCGTTGTCGTCGAAAGCGCTGGTCATAACAGGGATTGATGATAGAAGATACTGGATTAACATGCCAATCGCTGAATCTAG GTTCCAGTCCATTGCATATCTCCAGCAAATCTGGTGGTTTGAGGTGGTTGGAGAGGTCGATTTCTGCTTCCCTGCAGGGACCTACAGTCTGTACTTCAGGCTTCATCTTGGCAAGTCTTCAACACGTTTTGGCCGCCGTATTTGTAGCTCGGAGCAAGTCCATGGCTGGGACAAGAAGCCTGTACGGTTCCAGTTCTCCACATCGGATGGGCAGCACGCCGTGTCCCAGTGTTACTTAGACGAGCCTGGAAGCTGGATCTTGTACCACGTCGGCGATTTCGTTGCATCAAGCTCTGAAGAATCAATCAAGCTGAAATTCTCACTAGCTCAAATCGACTGTACTCATACAAAAGGCGGTCTGTGTGTCGATTCAGTGCTAATATAT